In one Canis lupus dingo isolate Sandy chromosome 16, ASM325472v2, whole genome shotgun sequence genomic region, the following are encoded:
- the ZC3HAV1L gene encoding zinc finger CCCH-type antiviral protein 1-like, with translation MAEPTVCSFLTKVLCANGGRMLLQDLRGHVELSEARLRDVLRQAGPERFLLQEVQETEGPRAEAQAQAQAEGAPGGAGGAGGAGGAGGAGGGPRAWRVVAVSSARLCARYQRGDCQACDQLHLCRRHMLGKCPNRDCWSTCTLSHDIHTPVNMQVLKNHGLFGLNEAQLRILLLQNDPCLLPEVCLLYNKGEALYGYCNLKDKCNKFHVCKSFVRGECRLPKCKRSHQLTHASALTLLQDQGLNIPSVINFQIISTYKHMKLHKMLENQDNSASSAEYAQGLEKQGVHVAGAAEASPLASVPAQSAKKPHTGKP, from the exons ATGGCGGAGCCCACGGTGTGCTCCTTCCTCACCAAGGTGCTGTGCGCCAACGGCGGCCGCATGTTGCTGCAGGACCTGCGCGGCCACGTGGAGCTGTCCGAGGCCAGGCTGCGGGACGTGCTGCGCCAGGCCGGGCCCGAGCGCTTCCTGCTGCAGGAGGTGCAGGAGACGGAGGGCCCCCGCgccgaggcccaggcccaggcccaggcggAGGGCGccccgggcggcgcgggcggcgcggggggcgcggggggcgcggggggcgcgggcggcgggccgCGCGCCTGGCGGGTGGTGGCCGTGTCCTCCGCGCGCCTCTGCGCCCGCTACCAGCGCGGCGACTGCCAGGCCTGCGACCAGCTGCACCTCTGCCGCCGCCACATGCTGGGCAAGTGCCCGAACCGCGACTGCTG GTCCACCTGCACCCTTTCCCATGACATCCACACACCTGTCAACATGCAAGTACTGAAAAACCATGGGCTTTTTGGCCTCAATGAGGCCCAGCTACGGATCCTGCTTTTACAGAATGACCCGTGCCTTTTACCAGAG GTCTGTTTACTGTACAACAAAGGTGAAGCACTCTATGGCTACTGCAACCTCAAGGACAAATGCAACAAGTTCCATGTGTGCAAATCCTTCGTCAGAGGGGAGTGCAGACTTCCGAAATGCAAACGGTCCCATCAACTCACTCATGCTTCAGCCCTGACACTGCTGCAGGACCAAGGACTGAATATTCCAAGTGTCATTAATTTTCAGATCATCTCCACCTACAAGCACATGAAGCTGCACAAGATGCTTGAAAATCAAG aTAATTCAGCTTCTTCTGCTGAGTATGCACAGGGCCTTGAGAAACAAGGAGTACATGTAGCTGGCGCTGCAGAAGCCAGTCCTCTGGCGTCTGTCCCTGCTCAGTCAGCCAAGAAGCCACACACAGGTAAACCGTAA